Proteins encoded in a region of the Streptomyces sp. NBC_01471 genome:
- a CDS encoding DUF1996 domain-containing protein, with product MPRRSRTLTGLLLSTALALTTAGIGGVVMTTGASADAPAATAHGTAAHTTAAHHAAATGMAGMPGMGVSTKASGDDPDGDGYIMADPPVTGVTPSTYDPPHRYFHEFQAKCAPNHTAPDDPIVFPGQPGKSHDHTFMGNTGTDANTTTASLDQGGTTCLAPGDKSAYWMPSLYNGDQKILPIGPQTIYYKSGVTDYTSVRPFPKGLRFVVGNPMQSLDDFKNLKGTVEGWECGTQYHNFDFPISCPATEDTQLNIRLQAPSCWDGIHLDTPDHQSHMAYPVASGNNQNTCPADHPVALPMIEFKMAWPVNGDMSKVRLASGTGHSFHYDFFNGWDAATLQALVTHCVNGGLQCDARGYDETNPSAGAALNDDYELP from the coding sequence ATGCCACGGAGGTCGAGAACCCTCACAGGACTGCTGCTGTCCACCGCTCTGGCCCTCACCACGGCCGGTATCGGCGGTGTCGTGATGACGACCGGCGCATCGGCGGACGCACCGGCCGCAACCGCGCACGGCACCGCAGCGCACACCACCGCCGCACACCACGCGGCCGCCACCGGCATGGCCGGCATGCCCGGGATGGGGGTGTCCACCAAGGCGTCCGGCGACGATCCGGACGGCGACGGCTACATCATGGCCGACCCGCCGGTGACCGGGGTCACCCCGTCGACGTACGACCCGCCGCACCGGTACTTCCACGAATTCCAGGCCAAGTGCGCCCCGAACCACACGGCGCCCGACGACCCGATCGTCTTCCCCGGGCAGCCGGGGAAGTCCCACGACCACACCTTCATGGGCAACACCGGCACCGACGCCAACACCACCACCGCCTCGCTCGACCAGGGCGGCACCACCTGCCTGGCGCCCGGCGACAAGTCGGCCTACTGGATGCCCAGTCTGTACAACGGGGACCAGAAGATCCTCCCCATCGGCCCGCAGACCATCTACTACAAGTCGGGGGTCACCGACTACACCAGCGTCCGCCCGTTCCCCAAGGGGCTCCGCTTCGTCGTGGGCAACCCGATGCAGAGCCTCGACGACTTCAAGAACCTGAAGGGCACGGTCGAGGGCTGGGAGTGCGGTACGCAGTACCACAACTTCGACTTCCCGATCTCGTGCCCGGCCACCGAGGACACGCAGCTCAACATCCGTCTTCAGGCGCCCAGTTGCTGGGACGGCATCCATCTCGACACCCCGGACCACCAGAGCCACATGGCGTACCCGGTGGCGTCCGGCAACAACCAGAACACCTGCCCCGCCGACCATCCGGTGGCTCTGCCGATGATCGAGTTCAAGATGGCGTGGCCCGTCAACGGCGACATGTCGAAGGTGCGGCTGGCCAGCGGGACCGGGCACTCGTTCCACTACGACTTCTTCAACGGGTGGGACGCGGCGACGCTCCAGGCCCTGGTCACGCACTGCGTCAACGGTGGTCTCCAGTGCGACGCGCGCGGCTATGACGAGACCAACCCGTCCGCGGGTGCCGCACTCAACGACGACTACGAACTGCCGTAG
- a CDS encoding DUF5063 domain-containing protein, translating into MSDATLNKVTEDPNDFDVQIADQVESFIVAVTEVAKGDEPDSAVPFLLLELSQLLLAGGRLGAHEDILPADRYEPDLGPEPDVDDLRERFARLLEPIDVYSEVFDPYEPRKAPVACRISDDLADIVTDLRHGMAHYRAGRTTEAMWWWQFSYFSNWGSTASAALRALQSLVAHVRLDQPLPALDGLDTDQDLGEEVLAEEAGRVMAEELGAPLRLPSV; encoded by the coding sequence ATGTCTGACGCAACGCTCAACAAGGTCACGGAAGACCCGAACGACTTCGACGTCCAGATCGCCGACCAGGTCGAGTCCTTCATCGTCGCCGTCACCGAGGTGGCCAAGGGCGACGAGCCCGACAGTGCGGTGCCCTTCCTGCTGCTGGAGCTCTCCCAGCTCCTCCTCGCAGGCGGCCGTCTCGGCGCCCACGAGGACATCCTCCCGGCCGACCGGTACGAGCCGGACCTCGGCCCGGAGCCCGATGTCGACGACCTGCGGGAGCGCTTCGCGCGGCTCCTGGAGCCGATCGACGTGTACTCCGAGGTGTTCGACCCGTACGAGCCGCGCAAGGCTCCCGTCGCCTGCCGTATCAGCGACGACCTCGCGGACATCGTCACGGACCTCCGCCACGGCATGGCCCACTACCGCGCGGGCCGGACCACCGAGGCGATGTGGTGGTGGCAGTTCTCGTACTTCTCCAACTGGGGCTCCACCGCGTCGGCCGCGCTCCGCGCGCTCCAGTCCCTGGTCGCCCACGTCCGTCTCGACCAGCCGCTCCCGGCTCTCGACGGCCTGGACACGGACCAGGACCTGGGCGAGGAAGTGCTGGCCGAGGAGGCCGGCCGGGTCATGGCCGAGGAGCTCGGGGCTCCGCTGAGGCTCCCCTCGGTCTGA
- the sbnB gene encoding 2,3-diaminopropionate biosynthesis protein SbnB, which translates to MHTFDIISGRTVREILSEERAAVLRIVASAYRAHAAGESVNPDSYFLRFPDKPDSRIIALPAFLGDDVQLAGIKWIASFPRNTRMGIPRASAVLILNDYETGYPVACLEAANISSARTAASAAVAADALRPGGFPGTRIAVIGGGVIARNICDYLHASGCAPASYLVHDLDEASGQALAGHVRTTQDRPAEFTADLHAALEAETVVFATTALEPYVSTPFKPGQLVLNISLRDLAPEVILAADNVLDDVEHCLKANTSPHLAEQLSGSREFVNGTLAGVLSGDVVPDPDRPVIFSPFGLGVLDLAVGAFVRNEARRAGTAIEIPGFFGETSRW; encoded by the coding sequence ATGCACACCTTCGACATCATCTCCGGCAGGACCGTACGGGAGATTCTGAGCGAGGAGCGCGCGGCGGTACTCCGCATTGTCGCTTCCGCCTACCGGGCCCACGCGGCCGGTGAATCCGTCAACCCGGACAGCTACTTCCTGCGCTTCCCGGACAAGCCGGATTCCCGGATCATCGCGCTGCCCGCCTTTCTGGGTGACGACGTCCAGCTCGCCGGTATCAAATGGATCGCCAGCTTCCCGCGGAACACCCGGATGGGGATTCCCCGCGCGTCCGCCGTCCTCATCCTGAACGACTACGAGACCGGATACCCGGTCGCCTGTCTCGAAGCCGCGAACATCAGCTCGGCCCGTACGGCGGCGTCCGCCGCGGTCGCGGCCGACGCGCTGCGCCCCGGCGGCTTCCCGGGAACACGGATCGCCGTCATCGGCGGCGGCGTCATCGCACGCAACATCTGCGACTACCTCCACGCCTCCGGATGCGCGCCCGCCTCCTACCTCGTCCACGACCTGGACGAGGCGTCGGGCCAGGCCCTGGCCGGACACGTCCGCACCACGCAGGACCGGCCGGCCGAGTTCACCGCCGACCTGCACGCCGCCCTTGAGGCGGAGACGGTGGTGTTCGCCACGACCGCGCTCGAACCGTACGTCAGCACTCCGTTCAAGCCGGGTCAGCTCGTCCTCAACATCTCGCTGCGCGACCTCGCGCCCGAGGTGATCCTCGCAGCGGACAACGTCCTGGACGACGTGGAGCACTGCCTCAAGGCGAACACCTCGCCCCATCTCGCCGAACAGCTCTCCGGATCGCGGGAGTTCGTGAACGGCACCCTCGCCGGGGTGCTCTCGGGCGACGTGGTGCCCGATCCGGACCGTCCGGTGATCTTCTCGCCGTTCGGGCTCGGCGTCCTGGACCTCGCGGTGGGCGCGTTCGTCAGGAACGAGGCGCGGCGGGCCGGCACGGCCATCGAGATCCCCGGCTTCTTCGGGGAGACGAGCCGATGGTGA
- a CDS encoding adenylyl cyclase, producing the protein MTPPAPPSRGPSDTPFPAASRGFSRRAALGGLAALAAAPVLAGTASAATPRTRTPDSRTAHTASAAATEPDLGPNVLVFDPSMPVADIQAKVSSVFATQESNQFGTERFALLFKPGTYDGLDVNVGFYTHVAGLGLSPDDTDIHGLVHVEADWMQGNATQNFWRSAENLSVTPTNGSNRWAVSQAAPLRRVHIRGEVPLWNGYDGWASGGFMADCKVDGRVVSGSQQQWLTRNSTLGEWAGSVWNMVFVGVDGAPPQNFPDPSHTVVDTAPAIREKPFLYVDGSGAYQVFVPALKTVARGVTWSGGAQGESIPLGDFHIVREGDSAAVINSALAAGKHLLVTPGVHRLDDTLRITRAGTVVLGLGIATLVPDGGITAVSVADVDGVKISGLLVDAGPAASKVLVQVGPAGASADHSADPTLLQDVFVRVGGAQAGKAGTCVEINSSDVIGDNLWLWRADHGTGVGWDVNTSDTGLVVNGANVLMYGLFVEHHQKAEVVWNGNGGRTYFFQNEMPYDPPNQAAWKDGARNGYAAYRVAPSVTSHEAWGLGSYCLFLADPSVVSDNAIEAPDAAGVRFHDMVTVSLGNDGTISHVINATGDPVNNTNTGISYLVSYP; encoded by the coding sequence ATGACGCCCCCCGCACCCCCCTCCCGCGGCCCTTCCGACACCCCTTTCCCGGCCGCCTCCCGCGGCTTCTCCCGTCGTGCCGCGCTCGGCGGTCTCGCCGCCCTCGCCGCCGCCCCCGTCCTGGCCGGTACGGCATCCGCGGCGACGCCCCGCACCCGTACACCCGACTCCCGTACCGCACACACGGCGTCAGCTGCCGCCACCGAGCCGGATCTCGGGCCGAACGTCCTGGTCTTCGACCCGTCGATGCCGGTCGCCGACATCCAGGCCAAGGTCAGCTCCGTCTTCGCCACCCAGGAGTCGAACCAGTTCGGTACGGAGCGGTTCGCGCTGCTCTTCAAGCCGGGCACCTACGACGGCCTGGATGTCAACGTCGGCTTCTACACCCACGTGGCCGGGCTCGGGCTCTCCCCCGACGACACCGACATCCACGGCCTGGTGCACGTCGAGGCCGACTGGATGCAGGGCAACGCCACCCAGAACTTCTGGCGTTCGGCCGAGAACCTCTCGGTCACCCCCACCAACGGTTCCAACCGCTGGGCGGTCTCCCAGGCCGCGCCGCTCCGCCGGGTCCACATCCGCGGCGAGGTGCCCCTGTGGAACGGTTACGACGGCTGGGCCAGCGGCGGGTTCATGGCCGACTGCAAGGTGGACGGCCGGGTCGTCTCCGGTTCGCAGCAGCAGTGGCTGACCCGTAACAGCACGCTGGGGGAGTGGGCCGGATCGGTCTGGAACATGGTCTTCGTGGGGGTCGACGGCGCGCCCCCGCAGAACTTCCCGGACCCCTCGCACACCGTCGTGGACACGGCCCCGGCGATCCGGGAGAAGCCCTTCCTGTACGTGGACGGGTCCGGCGCCTACCAGGTGTTCGTGCCGGCTCTGAAGACCGTGGCGCGCGGTGTCACCTGGAGCGGGGGTGCGCAGGGCGAGTCCATCCCGCTGGGCGATTTCCACATCGTCAGGGAGGGGGATTCGGCGGCGGTCATCAACTCCGCGCTGGCGGCGGGCAAACACCTGCTTGTCACCCCCGGCGTCCACCGCCTGGACGACACCCTGAGGATCACCCGGGCCGGCACGGTCGTGCTGGGCCTCGGCATCGCGACGCTCGTCCCCGACGGGGGCATCACGGCGGTCTCCGTCGCCGACGTCGACGGCGTCAAGATCTCCGGTCTCCTGGTCGACGCCGGTCCGGCCGCGTCGAAGGTGCTGGTGCAGGTCGGCCCGGCGGGCGCGTCGGCCGACCACTCCGCCGACCCCACCCTGCTCCAGGACGTCTTCGTCCGGGTCGGCGGCGCACAGGCCGGCAAGGCCGGGACCTGCGTGGAGATCAACAGCAGCGATGTCATCGGTGACAACCTCTGGCTCTGGCGCGCGGACCACGGCACCGGGGTCGGCTGGGACGTCAACACCAGCGACACGGGTCTGGTGGTCAACGGCGCGAACGTCCTCATGTACGGGCTGTTCGTCGAGCACCACCAGAAGGCCGAGGTCGTCTGGAACGGCAACGGCGGCCGCACGTACTTCTTCCAGAACGAGATGCCGTACGACCCGCCGAACCAGGCCGCCTGGAAGGACGGCGCCCGCAACGGCTACGCCGCGTACCGGGTCGCGCCGTCCGTGACCTCGCACGAGGCCTGGGGGCTCGGCAGCTACTGCCTCTTCCTGGCCGACCCGTCGGTGGTGTCGGACAACGCCATCGAGGCGCCGGACGCGGCCGGGGTGCGGTTCCACGACATGGTCACGGTCTCGCTCGGCAACGACGGCACGATCAGCCACGTCATCAACGCGACCGGCGACCCGGTGAACAACACCAACACCGGTATCTCCTACCTCGTCAGCTACCCGTAA
- a CDS encoding FAD/NAD(P)-binding protein: protein MVKPVRTVEPAETVKPAETGPPAATALAVIGAGPRGLGILERLIAHCLTEPFPVTVHVVDPRPPGAGFHTPGQPDHLLLNTVCSQLSVFPDAHMVRGPVPLAGPSLHAWCRERDLRVAEDGFTVRQGEGREIRPNDFLPRRLLSEYLIWAGEEILGAAPACLTLIRHRTMAVDVRPGAAGSNEAHRRGSWGTEIVVLADGSRFGADAVFVTVGHHALYLPAEPEPEPGLITRPYPLPSALDSIPARGRVAVLGTGLTAMDVITTLTLGRGGRHVKDGSGLRYVPSGREPVIVLANRSGTPARSRPRLNPGRVRFAPLALTEQRLTQLRTADPGDGARIGGRDAVRDGGRLDFVRDVLPLVVVEMELAYYRTLLAGETGDATEAGREVADRTGRVGHQTVLEELRARFGPTPVAGILSAGPASDSADPTGPSPAPALRWAEHRSYEQWFTDRVAEDLAEARAGLGASPLKEALEVLRDHRDVLRAAVDPPGLDSRSLAFFFGTFAPTVNRLVIGPQLERSAELLSLMAAGVVRIGPGPAPRVVAPSGHGPWRLESSCLERPASVEVDHVVHAHLASPAPDGVGDSLLGRLAAAGRVRTAAPLSGLDVTRRGQGVDRSGSPQQRLFFLGPHTEGSSYYNHYVPSPGAPSRALMDAELALSTALPSHIRRTR from the coding sequence ATGGTGAAGCCGGTACGGACGGTGGAGCCGGCAGAAACGGTGAAGCCGGCGGAGACCGGGCCGCCCGCCGCCACGGCCCTCGCGGTCATCGGTGCCGGGCCGCGCGGTCTGGGCATCCTGGAACGGCTGATCGCCCACTGCCTGACCGAGCCGTTCCCGGTCACCGTCCACGTCGTCGACCCGCGTCCCCCCGGCGCCGGATTCCACACACCCGGCCAGCCCGACCATCTGCTGCTCAACACCGTCTGCTCCCAGCTGTCGGTCTTCCCCGACGCGCACATGGTGCGCGGTCCCGTCCCGCTGGCCGGGCCGTCCCTGCACGCCTGGTGCCGGGAGCGGGATCTGCGGGTCGCGGAGGACGGGTTCACCGTCCGGCAGGGCGAGGGCCGGGAGATACGGCCGAACGACTTCCTTCCGCGGAGGCTGCTGAGCGAGTACCTCATCTGGGCGGGCGAGGAGATACTCGGCGCGGCCCCGGCCTGCCTCACCCTGATCCGGCACCGCACGATGGCGGTCGACGTCCGGCCCGGTGCTGCGGGCTCCAACGAGGCTCATAGGAGAGGCAGTTGGGGTACGGAGATCGTCGTCCTGGCCGACGGCAGCCGTTTCGGGGCCGACGCCGTGTTCGTCACCGTGGGGCACCACGCGCTCTACCTGCCCGCCGAACCCGAGCCGGAGCCGGGGCTGATCACCCGGCCCTACCCCCTGCCCTCGGCACTGGACAGCATCCCGGCGCGGGGACGCGTCGCCGTCCTCGGCACGGGGCTGACCGCCATGGACGTCATCACCACCCTGACCCTCGGCCGCGGCGGACGGCACGTGAAGGACGGGTCCGGACTGCGGTACGTGCCGAGCGGGCGCGAACCGGTGATCGTCCTCGCCAACCGCTCCGGGACACCGGCGCGCAGCCGCCCCCGCCTCAACCCGGGGCGGGTGCGCTTCGCCCCGCTGGCTCTGACCGAACAACGGCTGACGCAGCTCCGTACGGCCGATCCAGGGGACGGCGCACGGATCGGCGGGCGGGACGCGGTACGGGACGGCGGGCGGCTCGACTTCGTCCGGGACGTCCTGCCGCTCGTCGTGGTGGAGATGGAACTCGCCTACTACCGGACCCTGTTGGCCGGTGAGACGGGCGACGCCACCGAGGCCGGAAGGGAGGTGGCGGACCGCACCGGACGGGTCGGCCACCAGACGGTACTGGAGGAGCTGCGGGCACGCTTCGGCCCGACCCCGGTGGCGGGCATCCTGTCGGCCGGGCCGGCCTCGGACAGCGCGGACCCGACCGGACCCTCCCCTGCCCCCGCCCTCCGCTGGGCCGAACACCGGTCGTACGAGCAGTGGTTCACGGACCGCGTGGCCGAGGACCTGGCCGAGGCGCGGGCAGGTCTTGGTGCGAGTCCGCTGAAAGAGGCCCTCGAAGTCCTGCGCGACCACCGTGACGTCCTGCGGGCGGCCGTCGATCCGCCGGGGCTCGACAGCCGGTCCCTGGCGTTCTTCTTCGGTACGTTCGCGCCCACCGTCAACCGTCTGGTGATCGGGCCCCAGCTGGAGCGGTCGGCGGAGCTGCTGTCCCTGATGGCGGCCGGAGTCGTCCGCATCGGCCCCGGCCCGGCGCCCCGGGTCGTGGCGCCCTCGGGGCACGGGCCGTGGCGCCTGGAGTCCAGCTGTCTGGAGCGGCCCGCGTCCGTCGAGGTGGACCACGTGGTCCACGCGCACCTGGCCTCACCCGCTCCGGACGGGGTGGGGGACTCGCTGCTCGGGCGGCTCGCCGCCGCGGGCCGCGTCCGTACCGCCGCCCCGCTCTCCGGCCTCGACGTCACCCGCCGGGGCCAGGGTGTCGACCGCTCGGGCTCCCCGCAGCAGCGGCTGTTCTTCCTGGGCCCGCACACCGAGGGGTCGAGCTACTACAACCACTACGTGCCCTCGCCCGGCGCACCGTCCCGGGCCCTCATGGACGCGGAACTCGCCCTGAGCACCGCACTGCCGTCACACATCAGGAGGACCCGTTGA
- a CDS encoding YbaB/EbfC family nucleoid-associated protein has protein sequence MIPGGGQPNMQQLLQQAQKMQQDLAQAQEELARTEVDGQAGGGLVKATVTGSGELRGLVIDPKAVDPEDTETLADLIVAAVHAANENASALQQQKLGPLAQGLGGMPGLGI, from the coding sequence GTGATTCCCGGTGGTGGCCAGCCCAATATGCAGCAGCTGCTTCAGCAGGCCCAGAAGATGCAGCAGGATCTCGCGCAGGCTCAGGAGGAACTGGCACGGACCGAGGTCGACGGCCAGGCCGGCGGTGGTCTGGTCAAGGCCACCGTCACCGGCTCCGGTGAGCTGCGCGGCCTGGTGATCGACCCCAAGGCCGTCGATCCCGAGGACACGGAGACCCTCGCGGACCTGATCGTCGCCGCGGTCCACGCCGCGAACGAGAACGCTTCGGCGCTCCAGCAGCAGAAGCTCGGCCCGCTCGCCCAGGGGCTCGGCGGTATGCCGGGTCTCGGGATCTGA
- the recR gene encoding recombination mediator RecR, translated as MYEGVVQDLIDELGRLPGVGPKSAQRIAFHILQAEPTDVRRLAHSLLEVKDKVRFCAVCGNVAQAELCGICRDTRRDQTVICVVEEPKDVVAVERTREFRGRYHVLGGAISPIEGVGPDDLRIRELLARLADGAVTELILATDPNLEGEATATYLARMIKPMGLKVTRLASGLPVGGDLEYADEVTLGRAFEGRRLLDV; from the coding sequence TTGTACGAAGGCGTGGTCCAGGACCTCATCGACGAGTTGGGCAGGCTGCCCGGCGTCGGTCCCAAGAGCGCGCAGCGGATCGCCTTCCACATCCTCCAGGCCGAGCCCACCGACGTGCGCCGCCTCGCGCACTCGCTGCTCGAAGTGAAGGACAAGGTCCGGTTCTGCGCGGTGTGCGGCAACGTCGCGCAGGCCGAGCTGTGCGGGATCTGTCGGGACACCCGGCGCGACCAGACGGTCATCTGTGTCGTCGAGGAGCCGAAGGACGTCGTGGCGGTGGAGCGGACCCGTGAGTTCCGGGGTCGCTACCACGTACTCGGCGGCGCCATCAGCCCCATCGAGGGCGTCGGCCCCGACGACCTGCGGATCCGGGAACTGCTGGCCAGGCTCGCGGACGGAGCCGTCACGGAACTGATCCTGGCGACCGACCCGAACCTGGAGGGCGAGGCCACGGCGACGTACCTCGCCCGCATGATCAAACCCATGGGTTTGAAGGTCACACGCCTGGCGAGTGGTCTTCCTGTTGGTGGAGACCTGGAATACGCGGACGAGGTCACGCTCGGTCGTGCCTTTGAGGGGAGACGACTACTCGATGTCTGA
- the sbnA gene encoding 2,3-diaminopropionate biosynthesis protein SbnA: protein MIAEEVYDLVLDDIFIRLDQLVPGSSLYLKLEGLNPAGSVKLKTAVALVADAEHSGRSFPRTRLIESTSGNLGVALAMVCAAKGYALTCVTDVNANRQARQLMEAFGAEVVVIGVRDSNGGYLQSRIDYIGRRLGLDPDLHWLNQYANPAGPKAHHDRTGRAIFETVGRADHLFVGAGTTGTLMGCARYFRRYSPATRITGVDTVGSVTFGGPPSQRRIPGLGTSRRPEIFDRAAVDDVVHVAEEDAVRMCRMLAKERGLLLGGSSGTVLSAVQQAAKRLPPGSVVVAVSPDGGDRYVETVYNDAWVSEHWPETVGKEISRARA, encoded by the coding sequence GTGATAGCGGAAGAAGTTTACGATCTCGTACTGGACGACATTTTCATCCGGCTCGACCAGCTGGTCCCGGGCAGTTCTCTGTACTTGAAGCTCGAAGGCCTGAATCCGGCAGGCTCGGTCAAACTCAAGACGGCGGTCGCGCTCGTCGCCGACGCCGAGCATTCGGGGCGCAGCTTTCCGCGTACCCGGCTGATCGAATCGACGTCCGGGAACCTGGGCGTCGCACTGGCCATGGTGTGCGCGGCAAAGGGGTACGCCCTGACCTGCGTGACGGACGTGAACGCCAACCGCCAGGCCCGGCAGCTCATGGAGGCGTTCGGCGCCGAGGTCGTCGTCATCGGCGTCCGGGACTCCAACGGGGGCTATCTGCAGTCCCGCATCGACTACATCGGCCGGCGCCTGGGCCTCGATCCTGATCTGCACTGGCTGAACCAGTACGCCAATCCGGCCGGCCCGAAGGCCCACCACGACCGCACCGGGCGGGCGATCTTCGAGACCGTCGGCCGCGCCGACCACCTCTTCGTCGGGGCCGGGACGACCGGGACGCTGATGGGGTGCGCGCGGTACTTCCGCCGGTACAGCCCCGCCACCCGCATCACCGGGGTCGACACCGTGGGCTCGGTGACCTTCGGCGGGCCCCCGTCGCAGCGCCGGATACCGGGCCTGGGGACGAGCAGACGCCCGGAGATCTTCGACCGGGCCGCCGTGGACGACGTCGTCCACGTCGCCGAGGAGGACGCCGTACGCATGTGCCGGATGCTGGCGAAAGAACGCGGACTGCTGCTCGGGGGATCGAGCGGAACCGTGCTCTCAGCGGTCCAGCAGGCCGCAAAGCGCCTGCCGCCGGGCAGCGTCGTCGTGGCGGTCTCCCCCGACGGCGGAGACCGCTATGTGGAAACCGTCTACAACGACGCATGGGTTTCGGAGCACTGGCCCGAAACCGTGGGAAAAGAAATATCTCGGGCTCGCGCCTGA
- the hemC gene encoding hydroxymethylbilane synthase translates to MAQYLVGSRASNLAKAQVREYLKPLRERYPEVSFTHRVILEGGDRDRKSSLSRVSAVSGGSAFSTEQEASLVRGDVDVVVHSLKDLPTANPPGLVLLPPPVREDVRDALCGSTLAGLRKGARVGTGAPRRIAQLLAVRPDLEPVPIRGNVPPRLKKIETMGLDAVVLAAAGIHRLGLGDAIGELLPLDQFPPSPGQGALGIQVREGDTALRDILSSAGDLTADAVVRAERSLLAELHGGCSVPVGAYAERLPDGSLGLFGQVTSLDGTEQISATLTGPLAEPEKLGAALAALLIDQGALPLLDAVRALTAAGAA, encoded by the coding sequence GTGGCTCAGTATCTCGTCGGCTCGCGCGCAAGCAATCTTGCCAAAGCTCAGGTCCGCGAATATCTGAAGCCCTTGCGGGAGCGGTATCCGGAGGTCTCCTTCACCCACCGGGTGATCCTCGAAGGAGGGGACAGGGACCGCAAGTCGTCGCTTTCCCGGGTGAGCGCCGTCAGCGGTGGTTCCGCTTTCAGCACGGAGCAGGAGGCATCCCTGGTACGGGGTGACGTGGACGTCGTCGTCCACTCGCTCAAGGACCTTCCCACGGCGAACCCGCCCGGACTCGTGCTGCTGCCTCCGCCGGTGCGCGAGGACGTGCGGGACGCGCTCTGCGGCTCCACCCTCGCGGGGCTCCGGAAGGGCGCCCGGGTGGGCACCGGTGCACCGCGCCGTATCGCGCAGTTGCTCGCGGTGCGTCCCGACCTCGAACCGGTCCCGATCCGGGGGAACGTGCCCCCTCGGCTGAAGAAGATCGAAACGATGGGCCTGGACGCCGTGGTCCTCGCCGCCGCGGGCATTCACCGGCTCGGCCTCGGGGACGCGATCGGCGAACTGCTGCCGCTCGACCAGTTCCCGCCGAGCCCCGGTCAGGGAGCACTGGGGATCCAGGTCCGTGAGGGCGACACGGCTCTCCGCGACATCCTGTCCAGCGCGGGCGACCTCACCGCGGACGCCGTGGTCCGGGCCGAGCGCTCCCTGCTCGCCGAGCTGCACGGGGGTTGCAGTGTCCCGGTGGGCGCTTATGCCGAGCGGCTTCCGGACGGAAGCCTGGGACTGTTCGGCCAAGTGACGTCACTGGACGGCACGGAGCAGATCTCGGCGACGCTCACGGGCCCGCTAGCGGAACCGGAGAAGCTCGGCGCCGCCCTGGCCGCGCTGCTCATCGACCAGGGTGCACTGCCCCTGCTCGACGCGGTGCGGGCCCTCACGGCGGCCGGCGCCGCGTGA
- a CDS encoding SLATT domain-containing protein has product MGQPEMPQPEEDAVRAGGGPGAGPRADPGASPPGTDTDAQPGPAAGPDTDTDTAPCQDTSTGTGTLTDPGADLTGEPFPAGDWGEPVERLDELYRWVEATALRTAGWYLADRTWKRRGARALRAGAAGGALVGASLPLLDLAAGLHGAAEWGYPALLAGVACAAGDRWFGLTAGWMRDVATAQAVQRRLQVLQFDWASESVREALGPAEGTASEATERCLGVLRRFSDDVTDLVRGETAEWMVGFRTGGAVPVSVRGPGEVLGGGPTPVRRTVPAMGVRPNMPRQRPPEPPSR; this is encoded by the coding sequence GTGGGCCAGCCGGAGATGCCGCAGCCCGAGGAGGACGCCGTGCGGGCCGGGGGCGGTCCCGGCGCGGGCCCGCGGGCTGATCCCGGGGCCTCCCCTCCGGGAACGGATACGGACGCACAGCCCGGTCCCGCGGCCGGTCCGGATACGGACACGGACACGGCTCCGTGCCAGGACACGAGCACGGGCACGGGCACCCTCACCGATCCGGGTGCGGACCTGACCGGAGAACCGTTTCCGGCGGGCGACTGGGGGGAGCCCGTCGAGCGCCTGGACGAGCTGTACCGGTGGGTGGAGGCGACCGCCCTGCGGACCGCGGGTTGGTACCTGGCCGACCGGACCTGGAAGCGCCGGGGGGCGAGGGCCCTGCGGGCGGGGGCGGCCGGGGGTGCGCTCGTGGGAGCGTCACTGCCGCTGCTCGACCTGGCGGCCGGTCTGCACGGTGCGGCGGAGTGGGGCTATCCGGCGCTGCTGGCCGGGGTGGCGTGCGCGGCGGGCGACCGGTGGTTCGGGCTGACCGCCGGCTGGATGCGTGATGTGGCGACGGCGCAGGCGGTGCAGCGGCGGCTCCAGGTGCTCCAGTTCGACTGGGCGTCGGAGAGCGTCCGCGAGGCGCTCGGCCCGGCGGAGGGCACCGCGAGCGAGGCGACCGAACGCTGCCTGGGAGTGCTGCGCAGGTTCTCGGACGACGTGACGGACCTCGTACGGGGCGAGACGGCGGAGTGGATGGTCGGGTTCCGTACGGGGGGCGCGGTGCCCGTATCGGTGCGGGGCCCCGGAGAGGTACTCGGCGGCGGGCCGACACCCGTGCGGCGCACGGTGCCGGCGATGGGCGTACGCCCGAACATGCCGCGCCAGCGCCCACCGGAGCCGCCGTCCCGGTAG